The sequence GACACCGAACATAATCACAGTTCCATGCCCCAGGGTCAAGTCTGACCCTGCACAAACCTGACACTGGGCATCATGCAAGCGTCCCCATGGTTGCAACAGACTTTCAAGTCCTGCAGCTGTGCAAAGCCATTTGCAGGACAGGAGCTGCATGGCCCCAGAGTGAGACCTGAGCTTCCTCTCCTTGCACAGCTTCCTCTTGGGGCCCGACAGAGCAGCAGTTCCTGCAGCACTTCCTCTAGTCCTtgtcacagcacacagcacgGCGGCAGGCCTGTTAACCCTTTCTATATCAAGGGGAGGCTCCTGTCCTCAGACTGGGAGGGTCAGTCAGCTGTCCCCAGTCACAAAATGCCTAGAAATGTCACAAGAACACAATGCCAGAAGGGAGAAGCAACCAGCTGTGATCCTGATGTACATCACACTTTCCCATCCAATCAGGTCAAGTGTCCATCTTTGCCTCAGTAAAcaagcagctctgccctgcagggaCACAACGACACCTGAGCCTTCTGTCCCACGGAGCGGGGtcacagctcccagctccctgcaccTGGATGGGAAATGCCATTCAGAAGGCCCCTTCATACACGGCCCATGAGGACAGCAAATGACTCTCTGCACCCTGTCCTCCATGTCTTGCAGAGCACCCCCCGCGCTGGAGTTGACAGCACAGTGCCAGGGATGTGCCTGCCTGTGGGATGCTGTAAACTCCCAATGCCAGACCCCCGGGCCCTTTGATGTGGAGCTATAACAGTCCTGATGCCTGCATGTGCTCCCTGATTTGGCACAGATGTCACCATGACCCTTCCTATAGGACAGGTCAGTCTTGCACAAGGATGGTTTGAATGGGAAGTTAAAGGGAATGTGAGTGCTGAAGCCAAAAGACCATGAGATAAACATGCTGGTGGCCAAAACCTTTTTCAAAgacagcaaaaccaaaagacTTTCAGCAGTATCACCCCTCCCCACTTCTGCCCATATAGTATACACCACATAATGCACCCATCTCTTGCCACAGCACAAGGCAtaagcagagcagcctgcaccATGCCACCAGCCTGCTGGCTCCAGGAGCCCGGGACAAGCTGCACACCCCAGCAGCGCTCAGTGACACTCAGCACAGCCCATCCCTGAGTGAGCatctcctccccttcccttctgAGTGTGCAGGGGATGGGGATGCAGGGACAACACCGACTAAGCTCAGGGCAGAGTGGGCCCTGCAGCCAGGATGGGCCACACCACTCAACCGGGCTGGTTGTCCAATTTCATCGCGGGGCAGAggccctgcagagcccagcGCTGGGCACCACGTGGCTGTGCACCACACGCTGAGGGGATACACTAACACTGATTTTGTGGGTGCTGGGACCCGGCCCCAGCCTGCAGCGCTTCCTCTCTGCCTACGGAAGCAGGGTGGCACGGGCAGGGCGCGGTGCTCAGTGCTCAGTATTGCACACTTCCCTGCCTGACACACACATCGCCCGGGCAGGTTNNNNNNNNNNNNNNNNNNNNNNNNNNNNNNNNNNNNNNNNNNNNNNNNNNNNNNNNNNNNNNNNNNNNNNNNNNNNNNNNNNNNNNNNNNNNNNNNNNNNCAGAACCGCCTCCACCTCCCCTGGCGCCGCCGCTCCGCACGCGACCCGTCCCACGCCCGCTATCCCCGGACCTTGAGCCCCGCGCGGCTCCCCGAGCCCTGACTCGCCTCGCCATCCCCTCCCCGAGCTCTGCGTCCCCGTTGGGGCTGCACAGCGATCCCCGACCCGCCGCTCACCATCGTCCCCACCGCCTCTTCCGCTCCCCGCAAGGGCGCGGGGTCAGAGAGCAGAGGGCGAGGGGCGGAGCGTCGCCCTCCACCGGACGACGGCGCCCCCTGGCGGCGGCGCTGGGAGGGGAGGTCCGGGCGCGAGCGCCGCGCACGCGCGCTAAGAGGCGGGAGAGCGGCCGCCCACTTTCCCCCCGCCCGTCCTCCTCCGTCCTCACACAAGCACAGGAGCCACGGGCGGGCTGCAGCGGCTTTAATGGCGGGGCCGGTCCCCTTGAGATGACTCCTCTCCGGCGAGGCTCGGTGTCCGTGCGGCGCCGTGAGGTCCGCCTGCGGCCTAGTCCTGTGGAGGCGGGACTCGGTGAGGCCCGATCCCGGTCCTCGCGGCCTCTCCCCTCATCCCCGCCTCGCTTACCCACTCGGCCTCATCCACGCCTTCGAAGGAGTCCTGCGGCAGCGGGTCGTGGCGGTTCCCCAGCCGGGCCACCATGGCACTGAGGAGCTGCGGGACAAGCAGGGCCGTGGGTCGGGGCGTCCTGAGGCTGCGGTCCCACCATCCCCGCACTCACCTCCTCCTTCTTCTGCTCATCCGTCTTCTCCCCCAGATACGTGGCCGCAGGGACAAACTTCCGTGCCGGTGCCTCCCTCGGGGCCTGGCTGACTGTGAGGGCAGCGTGATGCAGGCCGGTCCCACACCTGGGTGGTCCCATGCCCGCAAGGCCCTACACACCCACCTGGCTCCATGTCGGCAGGACGGAGCTCAGCGCGGCCctgctgcccctccgctcccccCAGCCAGGCGCTGGCGCTCAGGGCCGGCTCCCACCACACGCGGGTCGGAGGGAAGATGTCCTCTTGGAAATACTCTTTCTGCAGGGCATAGGATGGTGAGGGCGGCCCGTTGCTTTGACCCCCACACGGCCGAGCCCGGTGACTACCTTGACACGAGGCACACAGAAAGCCACCGGCTCGAGGCTGCCCTGTCCCAGCCGCAGCGCCCGGGCAAACTCCACCTCCCGCACGTTGCACACGGTCTTGCGCAGGAAGACGAAGCCCTGATGGGACGAAtgtgtgagcagggctgggagtgGGGCAGGCGGCATGGCCCCGGAGGGCACCCTCTCACCTTGTGGGGGTCGCTGGAGGTGAAGCTGTTGCACTCGAGGAAATAGGGTGGCTCGGGAGTCACCTCGTAGAGGAAGACTCTGGTGTCACCCTGGGACAGTGGGATGGGGGCTGCTGTGAGGGCACGAGGACCCCACACCGTGGTGCCCTGTGTGGGGGAGCCCCCTAGAAACAGGCAAGCTCCATCTCACCTTGCCGGTGAGGAAGACAACACTGGTGTCCTCATCGTAGAAGGGCAGGAGTGTGGATGGGGCCACATCGAGGCCGAGAACAGAGAGGGGCCCATCAGGCAGGGCCTGTGCACGGTACAGAAGGATCTTCCTCTCGCTGCGGCTGTGGGGGTGAGCAGGTGCAATGGCAGAACCCAGTGTGTCCCCATGGTGGGCACTGAGGAATGCCTTATCCTCTGGGACCATGCCCAGTGGTGGTGCGTGCCCACCCTCACCTGTCAAAGCCGGACACGAGGAGGAAATCACCTCCGCACACCCAGACCACGCGTGCCCCACGGCCTCCCTCGGGGCCACGACCCTCCTGTATGAGGAGAAGGAGGATGACTGGCAGCATgccctgcccagcagctccccaTGGTGGGATCTGTCCCCCCAGCTATCCCATCCCACACTGTGGTCCCACCTGCTGGGGCTGGAGGCTGCACCGAGGCTCATAGAGCCGCAACCGGCCATCCTTGCTTGCTGTTGCCAGCTTCCTCCCATCAGGGCTCCAGGCCAGGCTGAAAATCTGGAAGATGGAGGATGCCTCTGTTACAGATCTGTGCCCCAGTGCTTGGCTGGCCTAGGGGACTTGGTGGCCAGCTATGTTGCCCTTTTGGTAGCCTGAAGTCACTTTCCCCCAGCACCATCTCAGCACTGTAATTCAGGAGCCAGCTTCAAGCTGACATCCAGTTGCGCTGCCGTGGTATGTCTGAGTGGCCCCCTGGTAATCCCTTCCCCTACCTGGTCTGTGTgtccctgcaggcacagcacctCCTGCCCCGCACCCAGCTCCCAGATCCGCACTGTCATGTCGTAGGAAGAGGAGACAAGGAGGTCGGCTGCCACAGGGTGGAAGCGGATGGAGTAGATCTTCTCCGTGTGCCCTGGTGAGAAGAGCAGAGTgccagcactgggacagggaCACCACCAGACCCACCTGTCCTCACTGCCAGTTCTTGAGCTGTGTCCGTGCACCACGCTCACCTCTCAGCACGGCCTCAGGCTCCTGCAGTGTGTCCCGCAGCCCGCCCTCAGGCACCCGCCACAGCCGGATCTTGGCATCCTCCCCCGCTGCAGCACCGACACAGGCAGAGAGAGACACAGGCAGGGGGtgagcagcagtgtggggcACGGCGACCCATGGCAGGGTGCTGGTGCCAGTGTGTACCGACTGCAAGGCGCCGTGGGTCAAAGGGGTCCCAGGAGAGGTCGGACACTGCTGCACCATTCTGGATGGTGGGCACAGCCATGTCGGGGAGACGGCCTGGTTTGGAGAGCTGATGGAAAGCAAAGCATCACCTGGGGCATGCGTCAGGTGCCAATGTGCTGCTTGCAGTGATGGCACCAAGAATTGCTCCTGACTGCAGTACCTCAAGGACAGCGATCTGGCCAccagcagagagcagtgggAGGGCAACTCGCTGGTGGTTGGCACAGAAGCCGTCGCTCTCGCCCGGTGTGGTGAGGCTCAGCCCCGCAGGTTGGTGATGTGGGTGTCACggtgcagcactgtgccctgtGTGTGCCGGAAGCGGGAGCTGGGCCCTGCGTGGGTGGATGCTGCTGAGTGCCACGGCTCCTCCGGCCACATGGACCGGTGATGCCGAGCCCACCCTGCTGCCCACTCACCCAAAATACTCTGCAGTGACTtctggctggggctgctgaTGAAGCCACTGGAGGGGGCGGTGCTGGTGGAGAGTGAGGCGCTGACGCTGCTCGGTGAGGTCAGCGAGCCGGAGGGCGAAGAGTAGCCACTGCCCTCCTACAGGAGACAGTGgtgggcaggaggtgctcccccagctctgccaccCCCGGGGCCCCCCTTATCCCTGTGCTCACACTGCGGTCAGTATCCACGGGGCCGTCATTGggcagctgggtgctgtgcaCGGCGGCGATGAGCGGGGAGCAGAAGGTCTGTGTGGGTCTCCGTGCTGGGTGCAGGCTCACCCTCCCCACCTGCCAAGCAGCAGCGCTGTGACCAGCAGGCATTGGCAGAGGAGAGCCTGCCGCAGcatcccagctgctggctgtgtcAGGGAGCTAGCTGGTTCATCCCCCACAAaacctcctttttttccccctggtTTTGTAATCATCCCCACTGAAACCTGCTGCTTGTGGTGTCTGGCTTATGGGGGTGCTCCTGATTTGCAGGAGGCCCCTCTCTGGCTCACAGCTTTGGAATCGTTAAGTGGTTCCAATACACATTTATAGTGTCTCAGAATGtctacatttttaaagaaggtGGAGGGAAATGCCTTTTCTTGATTAGATTTTTACTCTTTGCTGCACCTAGATGGAAATCAGAGCTCAGCTGACTGCAGAAGAACATTTCTGAGCAGTTTCTTCCTGGAAAACCATTTTAAACTGGGTGGGAGCAGATGAGATCTCCTGAAGCTGCGTTTGCATTCAAAGCCAACTGCTGCAGCCAAGGTGCAGTGCTGTGCGTCTCGTCCTCAAACACTTTTCCCACTCCACAGTCAGGAGGGGGCACACAGCCCGTGTGCTCCCCAAAAACTCCTTGGCTTTTGGCAAACGTGCAATTTGTGTAAATCTCCACTCCCCTTCCATGCATGTCCTGGCCCCATCCCAAGGCAGCGCAGtggctgtgccagtgctgtgcCCGTGCCAGCGCTGTGCCCAGCCCCAGGTGCTGCCACCCCCGGGGAATCCTCCTGGCTGCCACTCACCTGCTGACTGTCCCCTGTCCACCAGGATTGGGCATCTGTGGCCGGCAGCATCCCAACACAGTCAGGGAACAGATCCTCGTGGAATTCCTGGTTGGACTGCAGGAGAGGGAATGGCAAGACCGCTGTACTGAGCCACTGTGCTTGCCCGCACTAGGTGGGATGTGAACTGGTGCTCTGCCTGCTGTCCCTTGCTGTCACTGAGCACTGGTGGCTCCACGTAGGAGACCCCTGGACACCCTGGTGGTGCGGAGCCTCAGCCGCAGAGCTGCATGCTGGAGCCTGTAGCTATCAGATGCTGCTTGGCTTTGGGCTGCGCTGGGCACCCTGAAAGCATCCAAGTTCTGAAATGCAGCCCCCAGCTGCTGGCCTGCGGCTCCTGGCGTTGCAGCCTTGAGCACCCAGCCTCTGCTACCCAACACCAGCACCAGATTTCAGTCCCCAGCCCAAAGACTTCAGCATGTAGTGCCCAGGTTTCATCCCCCACAGGTTTCCCTCACCTTAGCCTGGAAACCTGAGTCTCCCCTTACTCCCCATCACACCTGGCTGCTCTCCATTCCCCAGCGTGAGGGCAAGGGGATGAGTTGGGGGCTCCCAGAGTGAGTGGTGGCTGTCTCCATTTCCCCAGGGGCtgagccctgcctgtggcagtgtcCCTGTGGGGGCAGAGCCCTGGTCCACCCCAGCCTGTGGCcgccctgcagcagtgcttacgctctgtttcttttttttaaaggtgggTTTTTCCACAATAGTGTCTGTTTACAG comes from Meleagris gallopavo isolate NT-WF06-2002-E0010 breed Aviagen turkey brand Nicholas breeding stock chromosome 16, Turkey_5.1, whole genome shotgun sequence and encodes:
- the LOC100543018 gene encoding LOW QUALITY PROTEIN: coronin-7-like (The sequence of the model RefSeq protein was modified relative to this genomic sequence to represent the inferred CDS: inserted 1 base in 1 codon), with protein sequence MGEMPRAVPMCQTQGTQHSLLPWARLDPAQYFSGTTRKMGLGLGCPWGNRSRGQDPALPLLGCCRVPGQTAEPHSQCSAPSFPCRAVIPLYDADTGLLVLAGKGENLLYCLEAASAQPVLTQVTQCLMEGHTRGLATVPRLALDVMACEVLRVLQLTNTFLVPVSYIVPRKSNQEFHEDLFPDCVGMLPATDAQSWWTGDSQQVGRVSLHPARRPTQTFCSPLIAAVHSTQLPNDGPVDTDRSEGSGYSSPSGSLTSPSSVSASLSTSTAPSSGFISSPSQKSLQSILGPSSRFRHTQGTVLHRDTHITNLRGXSLTTPGESDGFCANHQRVALPLLSAGGQIAVLELSKPGRLPDMAVPTIQNGAAVSDLSWDPFDPRRLAVAGEDAKIRLWRVPEGGLRDTLQEPEAVLRGHTEKIYSIRFHPVAADLLVSSSYDMTVRIWELGAGQEVLCLQGHTDQIFSLAWSPDGRKLATASKDGRLRLYEPRCSLQPQQEGRGPEGGRGARVVWVCGGDFLLVSGFDSRSERKILLYRAQALPDGPLSVLGLDVAPSTLLPFYDEDTSVVFLTGKGDTRVFLYEVTPEPPYFLECNSFTSSDPHKGFVFLRKTVCNVREVEFARALRLGQGSLEPVAFCVPRVKKEYFQEDIFPPTRVWWEPALSASAWLGGAEGQQGRAELRPADMEPVSQAPREAPARKFVPAATYLGEKTDEQKKEELLSAMVARLGNRHDPLPQDSFEGVDEAEWD